A genomic window from Phoenix dactylifera cultivar Barhee BC4 chromosome 7, palm_55x_up_171113_PBpolish2nd_filt_p, whole genome shotgun sequence includes:
- the LOC103702878 gene encoding succinate dehydrogenase subunit 6, mitochondrial-like: MLLRRDSLRTLVERHRSSEPVLRESEGAMAEESSHSASWGLLGKHYEEVKEHWRRNLAFLDYYKKTLGRAEPLPRWTDADVEKFIASDPVYGPQLEALRESRKYAMVGALLGAAHLGGVSWKYSKSLHGFVLAMGFGALCGGIFGSEVAEHWKQLYKIDKEGANLKFLYWWEDKTLEKKSN, encoded by the exons ATGCTACTCCGCCGTGACAGCCTCCGTACTCTGGTAGAACGGCACCGTTCCTCCGAACCCGTGCTCAGAGAGAGCGAGGGAGCGATGGCGGAGGAGAGCTCGCATTCGGCGTCATGGGGATTGCTGGGGAAGCACTACGAGGAAGTGAAGGAGCACTGGAGGAGGAACCTCGCCTTCTTGGACTACTACAAGAAAACGCTGGGCCGCGCGGAGCCGCTCCCCAGATGGACCGACGCCGACGTCGAGAAGTTCATCGCCTCCGATCCCGTCTACGGCCCTCAG TTGGAGGCTTTAAGGGAATCAAGAAAGTATGCCATGGTCGGGGCGCTCCTTGGTGCAGCACATTTAGGAGGAGTTTCGTGGAAATATTCAAAGAGCCTACATG GTTTTGTTCTGGCTATGGGTTTTGGAGCCCTCTGTGGTGGTATCTTTGGTTCTGAAGTTGCAGAACACTGGAAGCAGCTCTACAAGATCGATAAGGAGGGTGCCAATCTCAAGTTTCTGTACTGGTGGGAGGACAAAACACTAG AGAAGAAAAGCAATTGA